In one window of Saprospiraceae bacterium DNA:
- a CDS encoding HAMP domain-containing histidine kinase, with product MTNKIIRRVIVLGAVSMLSLLAVQSYWVLRTWDLQEQEFSRKVTLALIDAANDLSQATPFELPSQDLIDRLSSNYYVVNVDNDFDPNTLEFFLRKSFEKQGLHEDFQYGVFDCSSKQMVTGKTIEYNKSTPFGAVQLKQDEALPPHTKTELNYYFGVRFPDKNAAILSNMWLVIIFTALMLVTLAFFIYTMFVILRQKQLSELQRDFINNMTHEFKTPISTINISTDVFLNNEKIKEDSRLNRYSHIIKEQVMRLNTQVEKVLQLAKIERDKIELNLEELDLTELVRGVSPSIEMKVAEKEGGRLSLDLEATNALVKADRLHLTNIIHNLVDNGVKYSKGAPEIHVGLRNEGNELVLSVQDNGIGISKEHQKHVFDKFYRVPTGNVHNVKGFGLGLFYVKTICKEHKWKLDLHSQVGEGTRVEIRMPVR from the coding sequence ATGACCAACAAAATCATTCGTCGCGTTATCGTGTTGGGGGCGGTCTCCATGTTGAGCCTGCTTGCCGTGCAGTCCTATTGGGTGTTGCGCACATGGGATTTGCAGGAGCAAGAGTTTAGCCGCAAGGTGACGCTGGCACTGATAGACGCGGCCAATGACCTTTCACAGGCCACGCCTTTCGAGTTGCCTTCTCAGGACTTGATTGACCGGCTCTCGTCCAATTACTATGTGGTGAACGTGGACAACGACTTTGACCCCAACACGTTGGAGTTTTTTCTGCGAAAATCTTTTGAAAAACAAGGGCTGCACGAAGACTTCCAATATGGCGTGTTCGACTGTTCGAGCAAACAAATGGTGACGGGGAAGACCATCGAATACAACAAATCCACACCCTTCGGAGCAGTGCAACTGAAGCAGGACGAAGCCTTGCCGCCGCACACCAAGACCGAACTGAACTACTATTTCGGGGTGCGTTTCCCCGACAAAAATGCCGCTATTCTGAGCAATATGTGGCTCGTCATCATTTTCACGGCGCTGATGCTCGTCACGCTGGCGTTCTTCATTTACACGATGTTTGTCATTTTGAGGCAAAAACAACTCTCGGAGCTACAGCGCGATTTTATCAACAACATGACCCACGAGTTCAAAACGCCGATTTCGACCATCAACATCTCGACAGACGTTTTTCTCAACAACGAAAAAATCAAGGAAGACTCGCGCCTCAACCGCTACTCCCACATCATCAAGGAACAGGTGATGCGCCTCAACACTCAAGTGGAAAAGGTGTTGCAACTCGCCAAAATAGAACGCGACAAGATAGAACTCAACCTCGAAGAACTTGATTTGACGGAACTCGTGAGGGGCGTATCGCCCTCCATCGAAATGAAAGTCGCCGAAAAAGAAGGGGGGCGCTTGAGCCTCGATTTGGAGGCGACCAACGCGCTTGTCAAAGCCGACCGCCTGCACTTGACGAACATCATCCACAACCTCGTGGACAACGGCGTGAAATACAGCAAGGGCGCTCCCGAAATACACGTCGGCCTCCGAAACGAAGGCAACGAACTGGTGCTCAGCGTCCAAGACAACGGCATCGGCATCTCGAAGGAACACCAAAAACACGTTTTTGACAAGTTTTACCGCGTCCCCACTGGCAACGTGCACAACGTGAAGGGATTTGGTCTCGGATTGTTTTACGTCAAAACGATATGCAAGGAACACAAGTGGAAACTCGACCTGCACAGCCAAGTGGGCGAGGGCACACGAGTGGAAATCAGAATGC
- a CDS encoding ABC transporter permease, producing the protein MRTILFLVQKEFLQVFRNKTMLPLLLVMPVVQTLLLSFAANYEVKNLALAVVDHDLSPASRQLTDKFSASGYFQVKQFSLAAKDADRSMAADKVDLILEIPVNFERDLVRENKASISLTANAINATKAGLGMGYAQNIVRDFNVDFSQKWTPRLVSSLTNNEQRTTINIEYSNWYNPRLDYKTFMVPGILGEIVALIICFLTALNIVRERELGTIEQLNVTPLRKWQFILGKLLPFWLLSLVMMTLGLAVGKLVFDIPMLGSLWLVFGYTAAFTPCMLGLGFLISNFSDSQQQAMFTAWFFLLIFILMCGLFTPVESMPQWAQWLNKLNPVAYFVEFMRLVLLKGAGIQDIKGNFFTVLTYAAAVNGLAIWTYKKRA; encoded by the coding sequence ATGCGTACCATCCTTTTTCTCGTCCAAAAAGAATTTTTGCAAGTTTTCCGCAACAAAACGATGCTGCCCCTGCTGCTCGTGATGCCGGTGGTGCAGACGCTGCTGCTCTCGTTCGCGGCCAATTATGAGGTGAAAAACCTCGCGCTCGCCGTCGTGGACCACGACCTGTCGCCTGCTTCGCGGCAGTTGACCGACAAATTCAGCGCGTCGGGTTATTTTCAGGTGAAACAATTTTCGCTCGCCGCCAAAGATGCGGACCGCTCTATGGCCGCTGACAAGGTGGATTTGATTTTGGAAATACCTGTAAACTTCGAGCGCGACCTCGTGCGCGAAAACAAAGCGAGCATTTCGCTGACGGCCAACGCCATCAATGCCACCAAAGCCGGCCTCGGCATGGGCTATGCGCAAAACATCGTCCGCGATTTCAACGTGGATTTTTCTCAAAAATGGACACCGCGCTTGGTATCCTCTCTGACGAACAACGAACAACGGACAACTATCAACATCGAATACTCCAATTGGTACAACCCCCGCCTCGATTACAAAACCTTCATGGTGCCGGGTATTCTGGGTGAAATTGTGGCCTTGATAATTTGCTTTTTAACGGCACTGAACATCGTGCGCGAGCGCGAGCTGGGCACCATCGAACAACTCAACGTGACCCCCTTGCGCAAATGGCAGTTCATTCTCGGGAAATTGCTCCCGTTTTGGCTGCTCTCTCTGGTGATGATGACCTTGGGGCTGGCAGTGGGCAAACTCGTGTTCGACATCCCGATGCTCGGCAGCCTGTGGCTGGTGTTCGGTTACACGGCGGCGTTCACGCCCTGTATGCTCGGTCTTGGTTTTTTGATTTCCAATTTTTCCGATTCGCAGCAACAAGCCATGTTCACCGCCTGGTTTTTCCTCCTGATTTTTATCCTGATGTGCGGACTTTTCACGCCGGTGGAAAGTATGCCGCAGTGGGCGCAGTGGCTGAACAAACTCAATCCTGTGGCATATTTTGTGGAGTTTATGCGGCTTGTGTTGCTCAAAGGCGCAGGCATTCAGGACATCAAAGGCAATTTTTTCACGGTGCTGACTTACGCGGCTGCCGTGAACGGGCTGGCTATCTGGACTTACAAAAAGCGTGCATGA
- a CDS encoding Uma2 family endonuclease has product MEEVLTLSDYEIERGKPMPSKNHAIVQANLLLAIQPRNPQFRILPELTIDFPVRDRVPDLAFYRQVEFTPGDDETAMTEMPLGLVEILSPSQSTSELMQKLKEYFGAGVQSYWIVLPDFLTVYVYYSPDDFEVFTKKETLTDKKLGIELNLGEIFK; this is encoded by the coding sequence ATGGAAGAAGTACTCACTTTATCGGATTACGAAATCGAACGCGGTAAGCCCATGCCAAGTAAAAATCATGCTATCGTCCAAGCCAACCTGCTTTTGGCTATCCAGCCCCGCAACCCTCAATTCAGGATTCTCCCCGAACTCACCATTGACTTTCCCGTACGCGACCGGGTGCCAGATTTGGCTTTTTACCGCCAAGTAGAATTCACGCCTGGCGACGACGAAACCGCAATGACCGAGATGCCTTTGGGGCTTGTCGAGATTTTGTCGCCCAGCCAAAGCACCTCCGAACTGATGCAAAAACTCAAAGAGTATTTCGGCGCGGGTGTTCAGTCGTATTGGATTGTGCTGCCTGATTTCCTGACGGTTTATGTCTATTACTCTCCCGATGATTTTGAGGTTTTTACCAAAAAAGAAACCTTAACAGATAAAAAACTCGGCATCGAATTGAACTTGGGAGAAATTTTCAAGTGA
- a CDS encoding ABC transporter permease, whose product MNRFAAFIKKEFRHILRDRRTLLILFGMPVMQVLLFGFVLTNEIKDAAVAVLDPSKDSESIALVNKLTSSGYFKLEKNLTSAEDLEPAFRTGKIKMAVVFPDNFSQKLQTGEAQLQLVGDASDPNTATTLVNYANAIVADFQQEKTETSGIIHHSSFIIQTESRMRYNPEQKGAFNFVPGVMTLILMLVSAMMTSITIAREKELGTMEVLLVSPLKPIQIILGKTAPYLALSFLNAVVVVLLGIVVFGMPMSGSVLLLAAECLLYMFVALSLGIFISTRAKDQMTAMFMSALGLMMPTMLLSGFIFPRESMPLPLQVIGNAIPATWFNPIVKGIMIKGVGLEVLWKETLVLGGMALFFLGLSMKNFKDRLT is encoded by the coding sequence ATGAATCGCTTCGCAGCCTTTATCAAAAAAGAATTTCGCCACATCCTGCGCGACCGGCGCACTTTGCTCATCCTGTTCGGGATGCCGGTGATGCAGGTGTTGCTCTTCGGTTTTGTGCTCACCAACGAAATCAAGGACGCCGCCGTCGCCGTGCTCGACCCTTCGAAGGATTCGGAGAGCATTGCGCTGGTGAACAAACTCACGTCGAGCGGTTATTTCAAGTTGGAAAAAAATCTGACTTCGGCAGAGGATTTAGAACCCGCTTTTCGCACGGGTAAAATCAAAATGGCCGTCGTGTTTCCCGACAATTTTTCCCAAAAACTCCAGACCGGCGAAGCCCAACTCCAACTCGTCGGCGACGCCAGCGACCCAAACACGGCGACAACTTTAGTCAACTACGCCAACGCCATCGTCGCTGATTTTCAACAAGAAAAAACAGAAACGAGCGGCATCATCCATCATTCATCATTTATCATTCAGACAGAGTCGCGTATGCGCTACAACCCGGAACAGAAGGGTGCTTTCAACTTTGTGCCGGGCGTGATGACGCTGATTCTGATGCTCGTGTCGGCCATGATGACTTCCATCACGATTGCGCGGGAAAAGGAATTGGGCACGATGGAAGTCCTGCTCGTGTCGCCTTTGAAGCCGATTCAAATCATTTTGGGAAAAACGGCGCCCTATCTCGCGCTCTCGTTTCTGAACGCCGTCGTCGTTGTGTTGCTCGGCATTGTCGTGTTCGGAATGCCAATGAGTGGCTCGGTGTTGTTGCTGGCGGCGGAGTGTTTGCTCTACATGTTCGTCGCTTTGTCGCTCGGCATTTTTATCAGCACACGGGCGAAAGACCAGATGACGGCCATGTTCATGTCGGCGCTCGGCCTGATGATGCCGACGATGTTGCTGTCGGGTTTCATTTTTCCCCGCGAGAGTATGCCTTTGCCGCTGCAAGTGATTGGTAATGCGATACCTGCGACGTGGTTCAACCCTATCGTGAAAGGCATTATGATAAAAGGCGTGGGCCTCGAAGTGTTGTGGAAAGAGACGCTCGTGTTGGGCGGAATGGCTTTGTTTTTTCTGGGGTTGAGCATGAAGAATTTTAAAGACAGGCTCACTTGA
- a CDS encoding isoprenylcysteine carboxylmethyltransferase family protein: protein MKLLIKNLLFTLVIPGTVAVYLPIWLGRRSDGLHGWWTWLGLPVILFGLTILLICVWDFMKKGEGTPFPLDPPKKLVTAQLYQYSRNPMYLGIMTALVGWSVWYASWQVLAYSLVVSAIFHVYVKAIEEPFLKKQFGETYEEYCRKVPRWI from the coding sequence ATGAAGTTACTAATTAAGAATCTGCTCTTCACACTCGTCATTCCCGGCACGGTGGCGGTCTATTTGCCGATATGGTTGGGCCGTCGAAGCGACGGCTTGCACGGCTGGTGGACTTGGCTCGGATTGCCCGTAATCCTGTTCGGCCTCACCATTTTGCTGATTTGCGTCTGGGACTTTATGAAAAAAGGCGAGGGTACGCCTTTCCCGCTCGATCCGCCGAAAAAATTGGTCACGGCGCAACTGTACCAATACTCGCGCAACCCGATGTATCTCGGCATTATGACGGCTTTAGTAGGCTGGTCGGTGTGGTACGCGAGTTGGCAAGTGCTGGCTTACAGCCTTGTCGTTTCCGCCATTTTTCATGTGTATGTAAAAGCGATTGAAGAGCCGTTTTTGAAAAAACAATTTGGAGAAACTTATGAAGAATATTGCCGTAAAGTGCCGCGCTGGATTTGA
- a CDS encoding ABC transporter ATP-binding protein yields the protein MTNIISTHQLTRTFGKFTAVDAITFEVREGEIFGFLGANGAGKTTALKILTGLLSPSSGSATVAGFDVGKQPEQIKRRIGYMSQKFSLYEDLTVRENIRLYGGIYGLKMSEIKSKTAVLLEKLQITEEADKLVGSLPLGWKQKLAFSVALLHEPKIVFLDEPTSGVDPLTRRQFWELIYEAAANGVTLMVTTHYMDEAEYCDRVSIMVSGKIEALDTPRAMKASFGAEDMDEVFRKLARGV from the coding sequence ATGACCAACATCATCTCCACCCACCAACTCACCCGCACCTTCGGCAAATTCACCGCCGTGGATGCCATCACGTTCGAGGTACGCGAAGGCGAAATCTTCGGCTTTCTCGGCGCCAACGGTGCAGGCAAAACAACCGCCCTGAAAATCCTCACCGGCCTGCTCTCGCCTTCGAGCGGTTCGGCGACGGTGGCGGGTTTTGATGTGGGCAAACAGCCGGAACAAATCAAACGCCGCATCGGCTACATGAGCCAGAAATTCAGCCTTTACGAAGACCTCACCGTGCGCGAAAACATTCGGCTCTATGGCGGGATTTACGGCCTTAAAATGTCGGAAATCAAGTCAAAAACGGCTGTTTTGCTCGAAAAACTGCAAATCACGGAGGAGGCGGACAAACTCGTCGGCTCGCTGCCGCTGGGCTGGAAACAAAAACTCGCCTTCTCCGTCGCCCTGCTCCACGAACCGAAAATCGTATTCCTCGACGAACCCACGAGCGGCGTGGACCCGCTCACCCGGCGGCAGTTTTGGGAACTGATTTACGAAGCCGCCGCCAACGGCGTGACGCTCATGGTGACGACGCACTACATGGACGAGGCCGAATATTGCGACCGAGTTAGTATCATGGTCAGCGGCAAAATCGAAGCGCTCGACACGCCGCGCGCGATGAAGGCCAGTTTCGGCGCGGAAGACATGGACGAGGTGTTTCGGAAATTGGCGAGGGGCGTATAG
- a CDS encoding ABC transporter ATP-binding protein: MSKAKITAENLSKSYGSVQAIKDINLSVQEGEIFGLIGPDGAGKTTLFRILTSLLLPDSGAATVAGLDIVKDYKRLRTVIGYMPGRFSLYQDLTVEENLEFFASVFGTSIRENYALIAPIYVQIEPFKDRRAGALSGGMKQKLALCCALIHKPEVLFLDEPGTGVDPVSRKEFWDMLRNLRQQGLTMLVSTPYMDEAELCDRVALIQKGEIMALDTPQGITASFRQPLYAVRSDNMYQLIKDLREFEGVADCYAFGEYAHLKLEQLSESFQLSESSIHEFLLSRNHRNIEVKPAEATVEDCFIELMKN; encoded by the coding sequence ATGTCAAAAGCAAAAATAACAGCCGAGAACCTGTCGAAATCCTACGGCAGCGTGCAGGCCATCAAAGACATAAATCTGTCGGTGCAGGAGGGCGAAATCTTCGGACTCATCGGCCCCGACGGCGCGGGCAAGACGACCTTGTTCCGCATCCTCACCTCGCTGTTGTTGCCCGACAGTGGCGCTGCGACAGTGGCTGGCTTGGATATCGTCAAGGATTACAAGCGATTGCGCACGGTCATCGGCTACATGCCGGGGCGGTTTTCGCTCTATCAGGATTTGACGGTGGAGGAAAATCTCGAGTTTTTCGCTTCCGTTTTTGGCACGAGCATTCGGGAAAACTACGCTCTCATCGCACCGATTTATGTGCAAATCGAGCCGTTCAAAGACCGTCGCGCCGGGGCGCTTTCCGGCGGCATGAAGCAAAAACTCGCCTTGTGTTGCGCCCTCATTCACAAGCCCGAAGTGTTGTTTCTCGACGAACCCGGCACTGGCGTTGACCCTGTGTCGCGCAAGGAATTTTGGGATATGCTCCGCAATTTGCGGCAGCAAGGACTGACCATGCTCGTCAGCACGCCTTACATGGACGAAGCCGAATTATGCGACCGCGTGGCCTTGATTCAAAAAGGCGAAATCATGGCGCTCGACACGCCGCAGGGCATCACTGCCTCGTTCCGGCAGCCGTTGTACGCCGTGCGTTCCGACAATATGTACCAGTTAATCAAAGACTTGCGCGAGTTCGAAGGCGTGGCGGATTGTTATGCCTTTGGGGAGTATGCGCATTTGAAGTTGGAGCAACTTTCCGAAAGTTTCCAACTTTCGGAAAGTTCGATTCATGAGTTTTTACTTTCCAGAAACCACCGCAACATCGAAGTAAAACCCGCCGAAGCGACGGTGGAGGATTGTTTTATTGAACTGATGAAAAATTGA
- a CDS encoding GxxExxY protein: MNDPLTSKIIAAAYKVYNTLGFGFSEKIYENSMVIELPKHGLLCAQQVALTVFYEEHIVGEFAMDLVVNKQIIVELKSVRHLLEEHEVQLVNYLTATKTDVGLLINFGPDGVEVKRKYRVYRPKGGGQE, from the coding sequence ATGAATGACCCGCTCACTTCCAAAATCATCGCTGCTGCTTATAAGGTTTACAACACTTTGGGTTTCGGTTTTTCAGAAAAAATCTATGAGAACTCTATGGTGATTGAGTTGCCTAAACATGGCCTCTTATGTGCACAACAAGTGGCTCTTACGGTGTTTTATGAAGAACATATCGTCGGCGAGTTTGCGATGGATTTGGTTGTGAATAAACAAATTATCGTCGAATTGAAATCTGTTCGCCACCTATTGGAAGAGCATGAAGTCCAACTTGTCAATTACCTGACCGCTACCAAAACCGATGTCGGGCTGCTTATCAATTTTGGTCCTGATGGAGTTGAAGTCAAGCGCAAGTACCGTGTCTATCGCCCTAAAGGGGGGGGACAGGAGTAG
- a CDS encoding HlyD family efflux transporter periplasmic adaptor subunit, protein MKTSLLKYILFVGVAFYACQSAAPKADAYGNFEADERVVSAEASGKILVLDIEEGQTLKAGQQVGAIDSVQLLLKREQLHASIRAVAAKSPAIRTQLAVYEKQMASVRQQLATLEREKHRVENLLKSDAATPKQLDDLNAQIEVMRKQMDVILEQKSATNSSLTTQQSGLLAEILPLQKQIAQLDDQIAKCRIVNPLDGTVLVKYAEPSEVTAFGKPLYKIADLNKMTLRAYVAGNQLGTVKVGQQVKVFIDEAGGAQRELSGKIIWISPKAEFTPKVVQTKDERVNLVYAMKISVPNSDGILKIGMPAEVRL, encoded by the coding sequence ATGAAAACCAGTCTCTTAAAATACATTCTCTTCGTCGGAGTCGCCTTCTACGCCTGTCAAAGCGCTGCTCCCAAAGCCGATGCCTACGGCAACTTTGAAGCCGACGAACGCGTCGTCAGCGCCGAGGCCTCCGGCAAAATTCTCGTGTTGGATATTGAGGAAGGCCAAACCTTGAAAGCAGGCCAGCAGGTAGGCGCGATAGATTCCGTCCAACTGCTGCTGAAGCGCGAACAGCTGCACGCCAGCATTCGCGCCGTCGCCGCCAAAAGCCCGGCCATCCGCACGCAACTCGCTGTTTATGAAAAACAAATGGCTTCCGTCCGCCAGCAACTCGCCACGCTCGAACGCGAAAAACACCGCGTGGAAAATCTCCTGAAAAGCGACGCGGCCACACCCAAACAACTCGACGACCTGAACGCTCAAATCGAAGTGATGCGCAAACAAATGGACGTGATTCTGGAGCAAAAATCGGCCACGAACTCCTCGCTCACGACCCAGCAAAGCGGCCTGCTCGCCGAAATCCTTCCGCTCCAAAAACAAATCGCCCAACTCGACGACCAGATTGCCAAGTGCCGCATTGTCAACCCATTGGACGGCACGGTGCTGGTAAAATACGCTGAGCCGAGCGAGGTCACGGCCTTTGGAAAACCGCTGTACAAAATCGCCGATTTGAACAAGATGACCTTGCGCGCTTACGTCGCAGGCAACCAATTGGGCACGGTGAAAGTCGGCCAACAAGTCAAAGTTTTTATAGACGAAGCAGGTGGCGCGCAGCGAGAACTTTCGGGAAAAATCATCTGGATTTCGCCGAAAGCCGAGTTCACGCCAAAAGTCGTTCAGACGAAAGACGAGCGCGTGAATCTTGTTTATGCCATGAAAATCAGCGTTCCCAACTCCGACGGTATTTTGAAAATCGGAATGCCTGCCGAGGTGCGGCTTTGA
- a CDS encoding TolC family protein: protein MKIVLFVLGLTLLVVSKGLSGDTLTVQQCRELAVRNSPLQQKKLYAESIAALQIRNLQSNSLPRIHIGAQASWQSDVFRFPVENPLFAVPDIPKDQYRLSVDVAQRIWDGGADHYARRQRDLERDLAAAQVEVDVFQLREVVTDLYFKTLLLQENAAVLDLSKSELAARLRQAEAAVTEGAALRTTADQVKIQLLRTEQQIAELQVDKQTLMEILAKWVGRENTDFQLAAPLWSEMPLNIEKRPEHRLFTLQQSMFQLQKDRLNLSLQPRIEAFAQGGFGRPNPFNFFETGFEPFALVGLRATWTPFDWGTRKRDAQVLDLQIKTVEAQRLAFDQRLEASTIKDFWDLNVKYREQLEKDEAIVRLQEDIVSRADAQVKNGVMTATDYLTQLNLLTQARLLRKTHELQAAQAREMLAAKLGN, encoded by the coding sequence ATGAAAATCGTCCTCTTTGTCCTTGGCCTGACCTTGTTGGTCGTGTCCAAGGGACTTTCTGGCGACACACTCACTGTGCAGCAATGCCGCGAACTCGCCGTGCGGAACAGCCCTTTGCAACAAAAAAAACTTTACGCGGAGAGTATTGCGGCCCTGCAAATCAGGAACTTGCAAAGCAACAGCCTGCCGCGCATCCACATCGGCGCACAGGCTTCGTGGCAGAGCGACGTGTTCAGGTTTCCCGTCGAAAACCCGTTGTTCGCCGTCCCCGACATTCCCAAAGACCAATACAGGCTCTCGGTGGATGTGGCGCAACGCATCTGGGACGGTGGCGCTGACCACTACGCGCGTCGTCAACGCGACCTCGAACGCGACCTCGCCGCCGCACAGGTGGAGGTGGACGTGTTTCAGCTCCGCGAGGTCGTGACGGATTTGTATTTCAAAACCCTCTTGTTGCAAGAGAACGCTGCCGTGCTTGATTTGTCAAAATCAGAATTGGCAGCACGACTCAGGCAAGCGGAGGCCGCCGTGACGGAGGGCGCAGCCTTGCGCACCACAGCCGACCAAGTGAAAATTCAACTGCTTAGAACGGAGCAGCAAATCGCTGAGCTGCAAGTGGACAAACAGACGCTCATGGAGATTTTGGCCAAGTGGGTCGGTCGGGAAAATACGGACTTCCAACTGGCGGCTCCGCTGTGGTCAGAGATGCCTTTAAACATCGAAAAACGCCCGGAACACAGGCTGTTCACCCTTCAGCAAAGCATGTTTCAACTACAAAAAGACCGCCTTAACCTGTCGCTACAGCCGCGTATCGAAGCCTTCGCCCAAGGCGGCTTTGGCCGCCCCAATCCCTTCAATTTTTTTGAAACCGGTTTTGAGCCTTTTGCGCTTGTCGGACTACGCGCCACATGGACACCATTCGATTGGGGCACTCGCAAACGCGACGCGCAAGTGCTTGATTTGCAGATAAAAACCGTGGAAGCGCAACGCCTTGCTTTTGACCAACGACTGGAGGCAAGCACCATCAAGGACTTTTGGGATTTGAATGTGAAATACCGCGAACAGCTGGAAAAAGATGAGGCCATCGTTCGACTGCAAGAAGACATCGTAAGTCGTGCTGACGCTCAGGTAAAAAACGGCGTGATGACCGCGACGGACTACCTGACTCAACTGAATTTGCTCACGCAGGCGCGGCTGCTGCGAAAAACGCACGAACTGCAAGCGGCGCAGGCACGGGAAATGCTGGCTGCCAAACTCGGAAACTAA
- a CDS encoding DUF4260 domain-containing protein has translation MKTLLNIEEWGIFLLCIFLFSRLPFAWWWFPALLLLPDIGMLGYLAGPQVGAFAYNLLHHRAVAAIVAAYALWSDKAHWKLAALILFAHISMDRALGYGLKYEDSFHHTHLGFIGKQKNAD, from the coding sequence ATGAAAACACTTCTGAACATCGAGGAATGGGGCATCTTTTTGCTGTGCATTTTTCTTTTCAGCCGCCTGCCCTTTGCGTGGTGGTGGTTTCCCGCCCTACTGTTGCTGCCTGACATCGGGATGCTGGGCTACCTCGCAGGCCCCCAAGTCGGTGCTTTTGCCTACAACTTGTTGCATCACAGAGCAGTGGCGGCTATTGTCGCGGCCTACGCGCTTTGGTCGGACAAAGCCCATTGGAAGTTGGCCGCCCTCATCCTCTTTGCGCATATTTCGATGGACCGGGCCTTGGGCTACGGGCTGAAATATGAGGACAGTTTCCATCACACGCATCTGGGCTTCATCGGAAAACAGAAAAACGCAGACTAA
- a CDS encoding TetR/AcrR family transcriptional regulator, giving the protein MAKRESQAPGDSTEQKIFDAAHEVFTQKGMDGATMQEIADHAGINKALLHYYYRTKEKLYESVARAIIGRAIPAIRQIIESELPLEEKIRRFIDAYISIISRNPFIPLFIISEVNKHPERFINSILPSDLPKPQFFFNQVEAEIAAGRIRPVRPQHLIVNVISMCVFPFVGKPMMRMLLGMSSGEMRVFLEERKEEVTQFVMAALRP; this is encoded by the coding sequence ATGGCTAAACGAGAAAGTCAGGCCCCCGGCGACAGCACCGAGCAAAAAATCTTCGATGCGGCGCACGAAGTCTTCACCCAAAAAGGCATGGATGGCGCTACCATGCAGGAAATAGCCGACCATGCGGGTATCAACAAGGCATTGTTGCACTATTACTACCGCACGAAGGAGAAACTGTACGAGTCGGTGGCGCGGGCGATTATCGGCAGGGCGATTCCGGCGATTCGGCAAATCATAGAAAGCGAGCTGCCTTTGGAGGAAAAAATCAGGCGCTTCATTGATGCCTACATCAGCATCATTTCCCGCAATCCTTTCATCCCTTTGTTCATCATTTCGGAGGTCAACAAACACCCGGAGCGATTCATAAACAGCATCTTGCCGAGCGACTTGCCCAAACCGCAGTTCTTTTTCAATCAAGTGGAGGCCGAAATCGCCGCCGGGCGCATCCGCCCCGTCAGACCACAGCATCTGATTGTCAATGTGATTTCGATGTGCGTGTTCCCCTTTGTGGGCAAGCCCATGATGCGTATGCTATTGGGCATGAGCTCCGGGGAAATGCGAGTCTTTCTGGAAGAAAGAAAAGAAGAAGTGACGCAGTTTGTGATGGCGGCTTTGCGCCCCTGA